In Solanum stenotomum isolate F172 chromosome 6, ASM1918654v1, whole genome shotgun sequence, one DNA window encodes the following:
- the LOC125868509 gene encoding uncharacterized protein LOC125868509 encodes MRSRMSLFVAGLSRQSSKEGKAAMLIGDMDLARLRIHVQQVEEDKMKDRKKFKNKRAKTSVNVFRQQKSSANRNHSWMYRDGFTDCFKCGQNGYFRRECSENRQSNGKEGNKAQSSSVASPDRVAPRGAT; translated from the exons atgaggagtagaatgagtttaTTTGTTGCTGGGTTATCTCGTCAGTCAAGCAAGGAAGGCAAGGCAGCTATGCTGATAGGAGATATGGACCTAGCAAGGCTTAGGATCCATGtacaacaagttgaggaggataagATGAAGGATAGAAaaaagtttaagaataagagggctaagacatcagTGAACGTTTTTAGGCAGCAAAAGAGTAGTGCAAACCG gaaccactcatgGATGTATCGTGATGGCTTCACTgattgtttcaagtgtggtcagaatggttATTTTAGGAGGGAGTGTTCTGAGAACAGGCAGAGTAATGGTAAAGAGGGTAATaaagcccagtcttcttcagttgcttcACCAGACAGagttgcacctagaggagctacttaa